In Anopheles bellator chromosome 2, idAnoBellAS_SP24_06.2, whole genome shotgun sequence, the genomic stretch CTGCTATTGGTTTTTGAAGTCTAGCGTATAAAGTAACTCGAGTCGATGGATATATCTTTTAGTCGCTCGATAGTCGCTACGCTGTACGCAACGGTACCTGTAGCCCGTACGGTTTCTGCGAGGTTCTCCAAGTGTAGTCCTTGTCCGAGGAAGGTTATATTATCCTGTGCGTTCGAAGGAAGCATGTGGTGTGGTGAACGGGCAACGTTAATCCCGGTGCTGGCATTCTTGGCCGTGGGGATGCCAATCCTAGTCGAGGGGGCTAGAATTTTGGCCATCTTTCCTTCGCCGGCCAGGAGTCACCAGATAGTGTACCGGGCATACATGAGAGGCCTGATCGATCGTGGACACCAGCTGACGGTTATGACGACGGATCCATTCATGACCGACCACCCGAACGTGACGATCATCAACTGGAGCTTTGCGTACAAAATTGTGAATGACAATATAGATGTGGTTGATATGAAGCAACGGAACATGAACTTTTTCCAAATTGCACAAGAGTTACGGAAGGTGACACGGTTATTTTTGGAGGCACAATTGTCCCACCCGGACGTGCAGGCCCTCATCCATAGTCGAGATGCATATTTCGACGCAGTGATTGTTGAGTACTACCAGTTTACACCTCTGTACGCGTTTGCCGAACTGTTTAACGCGCCCCTGATCGGCATCACGTCGATCGATGCAATGGGAATGGTTCACGAGGTGTTGGGCAACGTGATGAACGTTGTGGCGCATCCAGAGATGAATCACAAATTTACGAAGAATCTCAACTTTCTGCAACGTGTGGAAGCGGTCATATCCAACCTGGTGATCAACTACTATATCATGCCGGCCGACTTCCGCAACTATGATCGGGTAATCGAACAGAATTTCGGAAGCAATATGACACGCTCCTGGGGACTGATGAATCGCATTGACTTCCTGATGGTGAACGCCGAGCCTGCGTTGGGTTATTTACGCCCAACCTTGCCAAACACTGTGCAGCTTGGCTTTCTACACATCGAACCCGTAAAATCACTGCCAATGGAATTACAGTCATACCTAGACGAGTCGGAACATGGTGTGGTGTACTTCAGTCTCGGAACATTGATCCGCAGCGATTCGTTAAACCAACGCAACTTGAATCTTTTCTTAGAAGTGTTCAAATCATTGAAATACGACGTACTGTGGAAGCATGATGGCGAAATGGACCTTAATGGCACCACAAACATCCGAATGGTGCGATGGGTTCCTCAGCAAGACGTACTCGGTGAGTTATAAATGGCAAAGCGTGACAGTCGCGTGGCTCTCCTTAGGTTTATATTGCATGAACTGATCGCACCTTCCGCCGGTAAGGATAAATATGAGTGAGAACTACTGTTCTTTATTTGCAATGtacaaatcaaaccaaaagaTGAAGGTCTATCGTACTATTTAACATCAAACCTGTCAATGAAACCTTTCATTATAACGACACATTAGGTACCTTCAGGCACCTTCAAGTAGACGCAAATGCTAATGACTACCAAGTAGTTTGATTGTTGCGTGTTTTTatgtacaacaaaaaatcgagaCCATTTTAATGGATCCATTTATCTCGTTACCCTTGTGTCATACATTATGAGACGAAAGATGAACAGCACGAGCCGGAACCAGAACCAGATTCAGAGTGTTAAACTGTGGTTTGCAGATATGTGTAAGCTTAATTAGCTGTTAAGAGCAACGAACGGGACCACAAAAtagcaaacacaacaaatggAACGACAAATTTATGAGTGGCCAACGTTGAAGAGCCGTGATACTCTATTtgaagtgatttttttctcttagTGCCGAGGCCAGTGTACGTATCTAAGACTGTGGCATTGATGCAGTCTTTTACGCCATCCGTTAACGTTGCTACGCGATCATTGGGAAGTCAAATATTTGGTAGCGTGACACACCTTACGATCCATAACGGCACTGCGATGTGAATATTTCAACTTATCAATGAACTTCGGATGTCGAAATTATCAAATCCATTACCCATCCTTAAGtttgttctattgtttctttcaTTCGTTTTCAAACATACATGTACATTTGTAGTTCAACTGCATTTTGTGAGCCTGATTTAAGGCATAAATTTACAACCCATTGAAGATTCGCCTAATCAAAACAGGTGAAGGCAAGTTTGTCTTTGCACGCATCTCTATTCAGATGGTTGTCCTTTATCCAAATCATCAAGGCTTTGGCCAAATCTTCAAGGAAAACGTCTGGCCAATCAACCCAATGGCGGATTTGTAGCGTGTTTGGGTGATAACGTCGCCAAATACCAAACTTGACCATGCGCAAAAGCACACCATTTCACATTTGGGAAGTCGTCTGGGGGTGCAGTCGATGGAGACGAAGCGGTATCGATCAGCTTTGCTGTATCCTTGACCTGGTTCAACAAAAGATCAAGCAAAAATTTGCCTAAGAAAGTGTGAACGCTCGACGTTTCGTAACAACGCCAAGCACGTTTCCGGAACCGAAACAACCCCCAACTTCACACGAACCCGTTAGAGGCGGCGTGGGTGCGCTCTGGGTGAAGTTGAAGAGAAATTAGCATGGCCGCTGCTCCTGAACGATTGGTGTGATACTGTGCGATCGCTGGCTCCTAAGGCCACTTTGTCCGCGCTATGGCGCAGAGCAAAACGCTTCGCCAAACTGGTTTTTGGCGTCTTTCTGCGAGTGACCAACCGACAACCAATCCCTGGCACAAGCAGCTCCACAACTCTCCAGCTGTCTGCATTGTCAATGCAAGGCTTGGCTAATTATGCAATCTCATAAAATCGTATTCGGAAGGATAGTGCTGAAGGCAAGCTCTAAAATTTACGAAAGATGCACGGATGTCGCACGATCTTTTGCCACTTTCAAGATCACCCCGAGGAAGAGACTCGGTCGCATAAATTATGCCAAGCGTAATCCGTGTTTCCGTTTGAACAAAAGTTCGAAATCAAACCGTGCAAGTTTCGCATCCTTGAACCGAATCGGGCACACCGGAAGTTTCAGCTATACCAGTTATTGAACCAGATTCCTTCATCAGCCAGCGAACTTGACACGCGAAAcgcaaaatttattaatttggCGTTTTATAGGTACCTCTCGGTGGGCAACGTTTCGTTTTATATCTTTTCGTTAACGTCGCATGAGCCGGTGGCACGTCGCTTTTCAGGATGGCACGTGGCGAACCGTAAACTGATCATACTGCCTTTTAAGCGAAGCGTTACGAGCAacaattataaaaaaaaaactttctgCCACGAAGATCAAGTGAATCAATATACATCAGCGGGCTCTGGTGATTGCGTTAAAACCCTACTTATGTTTTGCTTAGAAATACTTCCGCGTTTTTACGTCATAGTAATTAACATTTATTTACCGTTATACTTTTCATCAAAACTGAGTTACACATTTCTAGTGGCACCTGTGGCTAATATCGTTTGCTTTCTCACCTCTTCCGCGCTCCGGCCACAGCTCACCCGAAAGTGAAAGCATTCGTCATGCAGGGTGGACAGCAGTCGATGGAAGAAGCTATCGACCGGCACGTGCCGCTCGTGGTGATACCGTTCAATTTCGACCAGTTTGGGAACGCGGACAAGGTGCTCGATCTGGGCATTGGGCGCTCCGTATGGATGGAGCACCTGACTGTCGAGAAGCTGCGCGAATGCATCATCGAAGTCACGGGCAACAAGCGGTAAGTCGGTTCCGGTCAGTGGTGGCGACCCTTTGGAGCACTTTAATGACTTATGTACTGCGCGCAGCTATAAACGCAACATCGCCCGCCTCGGAAGGCTGGTCCGTGATCAACCGATGCGGCCGGTCGAGAAGGCGGTTTGGTGGACGGAGTACGTGATCCGACACAACGGTGCCGGCCACTATCGCTACCAGCCGGCACAGATGTCTTTCATACAGTATCATTACTACGACGTTGCTGCGGCCGGACTGGTGCTCCTGCTTGTGATACTAGCGGTCCTAGTATACCTCCTGCGGTCGGTTGGCCATAGCATGGCCAGACATCTAGTCTCctacgccaccgccagcggaTTCAGCACGCGGGTGGAAACGAAGAAGTCCCTCTGAGGCCTTCAGGTGTCATGCGCAAAGACACCTTACGCAATCTGTATGTGGGTATGTGTGCTAGCGTGTGACTGTGTGCTACGCATGACGCTTATGGGATGCTAATGTTGCCGTCGAGTACCTTGCAAACATCGACCGGGACGAAACGGTGGAGGGTGCCCACTCTGTGACGGTGCCCTTTTCTTGTCGGTCATTTTTGGCCGATGGCAACGAAAAGCGCCGAAAGTTTCTCATCGAAACGTCTTAACCAAGCGCGGCAAGTGTTTTGCGTGTTGTAACGACTCGATAAAGAAACTTGCCTGTTAGAGTTAGTAGACTTCTTTTGTGGCGACCGCACGGCTCTGTTATCTTTGAAGCCCGATCCGAGTCCAGCAGTTCGACGACCCGAGAGCATTGAGTTTCGACACCGATTTATCCACTTTCGATTTCGCAGTTCCCATTAGCGGAGCTGTGAGCGAGGGACCGTCGGCAACGAGACCCATTTACGACGCTTAATCTCACTCCTAACCTAGCCATAGAGATGTGTTTTTACTGTGGCTACTGGCACCCGGTATCCAATGGAACCACCGTATTGTTTGTTACGTTAGTTTTTATTATCTCCCAATGCTCTGTAAATAGTAAACGAATCTTCCGTCCGGAAACGACTGTGAATcttgtgtgtacgtgtgtgaatgtgtgtcATACGTCAGACGTCGGAAGAGctgcaatcgaatcgaaagttaCGCAGTTGTACATAAAAGTGCGCCGAAAGGCCAGCGCCTAACAAGCGGGTGCTTCATGGATAGGCCGGTTCGATAGCAAGCGAACCGTAGGTCGGTGGCACTGTTCATCCATCGGTGATTataaaacaaagcataaaacgtaaaacaaatagaagtacaacataaaaaaacaacgaacggtgCACACCACGCAGCGGTTGAGGAATGCACTGCAGATGATGCGATGGCCATTTGTTCTTTTGCATTCTGCTGGTGTTTTGTATGACTTGCGGAAATTGCACGTCGTAAATCACCATGCAACTTCAGAAAGCTCCTCCATACTTAGGAGAAGTGATCCCACGTGGCTTGCCAAGTTCGTGTTCCGAAATCTGTTTGCCACCGCCTGCGTTCAATTCTCAGGGCTACATATGAAACCGTTATTTAATGTAACCTTCATTTGATTGAGGAATGtgtatttaataaataatttttcatcatttgtGCATCATTCTTTCCCAGTCTCTTTGAATCCCATCACAGGTAAGTaatgattttcaattatttcttAACAATGTGAGATCTTTGgaaaaattgcaattttttttgaaTTGATCGTTCGCAAAACCTTACTTcgcaaaagagaaaaagcaGTAAAAACGATATCTATACGATGTCCAAGTAAAGAAATCAGTTCGAACAATGAACACCAAGTTACTCACACATACCAAATGAAAGATCAAACGATGTGTAATTTATGCTAAGTCACTAAGCTTGTGGTTTACTATTATGTCAACTTAATAAAAGAATTCCTTATCCCAAAGTGATTTAAGTAAGACTGTTCTCTGTGTCCCTTTCTCGCGGCTTTTCCATCAACATACAGCACTTGACCCTGTTTGTAGGTTGGTTTGGCTGGGTGTTGATTCAACGTGACTTTATGGGATAACGATTTACTCTCACTCTACACTTTTCAACAGCACTCTGAGCCAGGCTAGCTGAATCGGTTGCCTAATCACATATTGCATTCGGAAAATGTAATATATGGACCTTCGACCCTTTCACACTTTCGCAATGTTGATAGTGTTGGTGTTTGCATTGCATGCCATTGTTTCAAACGTCACAAGCAGCTCAGACGGCCCTCTCGGAACCGGTAACCAAGCCCAGAAGACCGGGGACCGGATTTTCCATTGGCTGGTTTGATCCATGACATGCAAATGATTATGTTTACATGTTGTTATCTTCCGCTTCGTGCACTGGTGCAACAGAAACACCCCTCACCCAGCGGCACATCTTTCCGAACGTATCGTTGGACGTTCTTCGATGAACTTGAGCAGCAGCTTTCTTCTATTAAACCTCCGGCCGCATGCTCTAAAATATGTGGCTGTGTTTATCTGCCACGGCATGCTAGCTAATATTTTAACACAATTATCAACTCTCACATTTTGTGGTCTTTGGGGTTAGGAAGCCAAATTGAAATGATATTCAACAACCGCAGGTGCATCTGTTACA encodes the following:
- the LOC131208238 gene encoding UDP-glucosyltransferase 2-like, which encodes MWCGERATLIPVLAFLAVGMPILVEGARILAIFPSPARSHQIVYRAYMRGLIDRGHQLTVMTTDPFMTDHPNVTIINWSFAYKIVNDNIDVVDMKQRNMNFFQIAQELRKVTRLFLEAQLSHPDVQALIHSRDAYFDAVIVEYYQFTPLYAFAELFNAPLIGITSIDAMGMVHEVLGNVMNVVAHPEMNHKFTKNLNFLQRVEAVISNLVINYYIMPADFRNYDRVIEQNFGSNMTRSWGLMNRIDFLMVNAEPALGYLRPTLPNTVQLGFLHIEPVKSLPMELQSYLDESEHGVVYFSLGTLIRSDSLNQRNLNLFLEVFKSLKYDVLWKHDGEMDLNGTTNIRMVRWVPQQDVLAHPKVKAFVMQGGQQSMEEAIDRHVPLVVIPFNFDQFGNADKVLDLGIGRSVWMEHLTVEKLRECIIEVTGNKRYKRNIARLGRLVRDQPMRPVEKAVWWTEYVIRHNGAGHYRYQPAQMSFIQYHYYDVAAAGLVLLLVILAVLVYLLRSVGHSMARHLVSYATASGFSTRVETKKSL